One segment of Pseudodesulfovibrio sp. 5S69 DNA contains the following:
- a CDS encoding TRAP transporter substrate-binding protein — MRKTMTVLALSLVLVGLLAASALAGTMVTYANFPPAKTFPCVQMERWKTEVEKRTGGELTVQTFPGSTLLGAKNMLRGVQTGQADIGCISIAYYPGVFPLMSAVNLPVAFTSTEAASLTMWDLFQKYQPEEFKDVKVLTMFTSAPSQIMSKEPVKTLADLKGMELRASGTILRVLSALGAQGVGMPMSETPEALQKGVVKGLVSSFDVLKDFNFADICRHETITNLPVYPFAVIMNKAKWESLPGDVKEVLNDLGREQAQWTGRYLDAHIDDSLNWSREKYQVEVHTLTPAEHAELKKLGQPLVDDWKAECAKDGIDADAVLKDLLEYQAKYESL, encoded by the coding sequence ATGCGAAAAACGATGACCGTGCTGGCCTTGAGCCTGGTTCTGGTCGGCCTCCTGGCGGCTTCGGCCCTGGCGGGGACCATGGTGACCTATGCCAACTTCCCGCCCGCCAAGACCTTCCCCTGCGTCCAGATGGAGCGGTGGAAGACTGAGGTGGAGAAGCGCACCGGCGGCGAGCTGACCGTCCAGACCTTCCCCGGTTCCACCCTGCTCGGGGCCAAGAACATGCTCCGCGGCGTACAGACCGGGCAAGCCGACATCGGCTGCATCTCCATCGCCTACTATCCCGGCGTGTTCCCGCTCATGTCCGCGGTCAACCTGCCCGTGGCCTTCACCTCCACCGAAGCGGCCAGCCTGACCATGTGGGACCTCTTTCAGAAATACCAGCCCGAGGAGTTCAAGGACGTCAAGGTCCTGACCATGTTCACCTCGGCCCCGTCCCAGATCATGAGCAAGGAGCCGGTCAAGACGCTGGCCGACCTCAAGGGCATGGAGCTGCGCGCCTCGGGCACCATCCTGCGCGTCCTGAGCGCTCTGGGCGCCCAGGGCGTGGGCATGCCCATGTCCGAGACCCCCGAGGCCCTGCAGAAGGGCGTGGTCAAGGGGCTGGTCTCCTCCTTCGACGTGCTCAAGGATTTCAACTTCGCCGACATCTGCCGGCATGAGACCATCACCAACCTGCCGGTCTATCCGTTTGCCGTGATCATGAACAAGGCCAAGTGGGAATCCCTGCCCGGCGACGTGAAGGAAGTCCTCAACGACCTCGGCCGGGAGCAGGCCCAGTGGACCGGCCGGTACCTGGACGCCCACATCGACGATTCGCTGAACTGGTCCCGGGAAAAGTATCAGGTCGAGGTCCACACGCTGACCCCGGCCGAGCATGCCGAGCTCAAGAAGCTGGGCCAGCCCCTGGTCGACGACTGGAAGGCCGAGTGCGCCAAGGACGGCATCGACGCCGACGCCGTGCTCAAGGACCTGCTCGAATACCAGGCCAAATACGAATCCCTGTAA
- a CDS encoding tyrosine-type recombinase/integrase: MPYKQKKNGKTVWMAQVKIDGKKLRKRFTRLDEAKKWEVEQKELAKLPPEPETHTTSFLEWANLYLDFAVKYSPKTYSEKRTAFKRFLKSLDPHADINTFKKMDALKHLQRIYKQRTGYAANKERKNMAAAWNFGIKYLEGFPAVNPFLAVEKFPEQRQERYVPPEKDFWKTMAVAEGQNKVMLLTLLHTAARRGEIYRLQWKDVDFSRKRIQLGTKKRQDSSMEYEWLPMTDELFEVLLAHKQAATTEWVFTQQGGRFNGKPYMENRGFPQKLCKKAGVKPFGCHGIRHLTASILANNNVPMIAIQQILRHKKLATTERYVRGMEPIRPHLMILQGGGFSGPTSGPTNPDLDMAKKKDLKLIA, encoded by the coding sequence ATGCCTTACAAGCAAAAGAAGAACGGGAAGACCGTTTGGATGGCGCAGGTCAAAATAGACGGCAAGAAACTCCGCAAGCGGTTTACGAGGCTGGACGAAGCAAAGAAATGGGAAGTCGAGCAAAAGGAACTGGCGAAACTGCCGCCAGAGCCAGAGACCCACACGACCTCCTTTCTTGAGTGGGCAAACCTGTATTTAGACTTTGCGGTCAAATACAGTCCCAAGACCTATAGCGAGAAGCGAACCGCTTTCAAACGGTTCCTCAAGTCCCTTGACCCTCATGCGGACATCAACACCTTCAAGAAGATGGACGCGCTGAAGCACCTTCAGCGCATCTACAAGCAACGCACAGGTTATGCCGCCAACAAGGAGCGGAAGAACATGGCCGCTGCCTGGAACTTCGGTATCAAGTACCTTGAAGGCTTCCCTGCCGTGAATCCCTTCCTGGCAGTGGAAAAGTTCCCCGAGCAAAGACAAGAGCGATACGTCCCGCCTGAAAAGGACTTCTGGAAGACCATGGCCGTGGCCGAGGGGCAGAACAAGGTCATGCTCTTGACCCTGCTGCACACAGCAGCCCGGCGCGGAGAGATATACAGGCTTCAATGGAAAGATGTGGACTTCAGCCGGAAGCGTATCCAGTTGGGCACCAAGAAGCGACAGGACAGCTCTATGGAGTATGAATGGCTCCCCATGACGGACGAGCTCTTTGAGGTCCTGCTAGCCCACAAGCAGGCGGCGACCACTGAATGGGTCTTCACCCAACAAGGTGGCCGGTTCAACGGCAAGCCCTACATGGAAAATCGGGGGTTCCCCCAGAAGCTCTGCAAGAAGGCCGGTGTTAAGCCTTTTGGATGTCATGGTATCCGACACCTCACGGCATCCATCCTGGCGAACAACAACGTGCCCATGATAGCCATCCAGCAAATACTCAGACACAAGAAGCTGGCGACTACTGAAAGGTATGTCCGAGGCATGGAACCGATACGTCCTCACCTCATGATTCTGCAAGGTGGGGGATTCTCCGGGCCCACCTCGGGGCCCACCAACCCTGATTTGGATATGGCAAAGAAAAAGGACCTCAAGCTAATTGCTTGA
- a CDS encoding DGQHR domain-containing protein: MKASTYNSLYAMLSIKSMVELPPLKIVWMYITNNIIWSTPDIERAVSGNIVIVTENELDYFEAFLKHMGPAGKYQILSEFLKGQKIHGLDNVTLPAIKGKIGGETFYSFVCTPRALLKIAFVNHQALNHPDGRPAYQRMITTNRIKEIGKYIEKGGYFPTNILVNLIESPRWDAISSKQNTDPNIKFGWITLPKKYRSAWIIDGQHRLYGYSYLEDEYLDQSLFVLAFEKLSTHKEADLFITINNKQKSVPKSILVSLMSDLKIDSKIPKERISALSSGIVKMLNAEPSSVFFKRFKIEGVAGGGLRNLTMPEFVNGLTRSGLVGKVVLNTLVPGPLAAGTDKETFKKATRILNLYFEEICNAHPERWDNGNPSYIAVNPGIRAHLLLIDEIIRYRGFKDELEFDSMPTDEIASILIESTTPVRSYIKTASDEQIKEDFSRKFGEGGVKEYYWRLCELVASKYADFGSEDFRDYIQQKKDGRAEAAHLDIIKLTEDITDYVIANLKHVYGEKELPSGEKAYWAEGIDNRRAKEKAYAKQQDYSPQDQLPKEAYLDLVDLKDIAKQKNNWPHFESIFNIPMPDEQKGKKYYLDWLLTFNELRRTPGHKSSLRVYSEENYAFIDWLKHEFYSRLEEATAEWEGYADNSLFKMGRR, encoded by the coding sequence ATGAAAGCATCTACCTACAACAGCCTATACGCAATGCTCTCCATAAAAAGTATGGTCGAACTCCCCCCCTTAAAAATTGTATGGATGTACATCACCAATAACATTATCTGGTCCACACCAGACATTGAGAGAGCGGTCTCTGGAAATATTGTCATAGTCACTGAAAATGAGCTCGATTACTTTGAAGCCTTTTTGAAGCACATGGGCCCAGCAGGAAAATATCAAATCCTATCTGAATTCTTGAAAGGGCAAAAGATACATGGGCTAGATAATGTCACCCTTCCTGCAATCAAAGGGAAAATTGGAGGCGAAACTTTTTACAGTTTCGTTTGCACTCCAAGAGCGCTACTGAAAATCGCCTTCGTTAACCACCAAGCCCTTAATCATCCTGATGGCCGACCTGCATATCAAAGAATGATAACGACAAATCGCATCAAGGAGATCGGTAAGTACATCGAAAAAGGGGGATACTTCCCCACAAACATACTAGTTAACCTAATCGAATCGCCCCGCTGGGATGCCATCTCAAGCAAGCAAAACACTGATCCAAATATCAAGTTTGGCTGGATCACTCTGCCCAAAAAGTACCGGAGCGCATGGATTATTGACGGGCAGCACAGACTTTATGGATACTCATATCTAGAAGACGAGTATTTGGACCAGAGCTTATTTGTTCTAGCTTTTGAGAAACTATCCACTCACAAAGAAGCTGATCTCTTCATCACGATCAACAACAAACAGAAAAGTGTCCCCAAGAGCATTCTAGTCAGCTTGATGTCTGACCTCAAAATCGATTCAAAGATCCCCAAGGAGAGGATCTCAGCCCTCTCTTCCGGCATAGTGAAAATGCTGAACGCAGAGCCCTCAAGTGTTTTCTTTAAACGCTTCAAAATTGAAGGCGTGGCAGGTGGGGGACTGAGAAATCTAACCATGCCCGAATTTGTTAATGGCCTGACTCGCTCTGGCCTTGTTGGTAAGGTTGTGCTCAATACACTTGTTCCTGGCCCTCTTGCAGCAGGGACTGACAAAGAAACATTCAAAAAGGCCACACGGATCCTCAACCTATATTTTGAAGAAATATGCAACGCACACCCAGAACGTTGGGACAATGGGAACCCCTCTTATATCGCTGTAAACCCTGGAATTAGGGCGCATTTACTCTTGATTGACGAAATTATTCGTTACCGAGGTTTCAAGGACGAGCTTGAATTTGACTCAATGCCCACAGATGAAATAGCAAGCATATTGATCGAATCGACTACTCCCGTCAGGTCCTACATCAAAACTGCTTCGGATGAGCAGATTAAGGAAGACTTCTCAAGAAAATTCGGCGAAGGAGGAGTCAAGGAATACTACTGGCGACTGTGTGAACTCGTTGCAAGTAAATATGCCGATTTCGGATCAGAAGACTTCAGAGACTACATACAACAAAAGAAAGATGGGCGGGCTGAAGCTGCGCATTTAGATATCATCAAATTAACCGAAGACATTACCGACTATGTTATTGCAAACTTAAAACATGTTTATGGAGAAAAAGAGCTACCATCTGGGGAAAAAGCTTATTGGGCTGAAGGCATCGACAATCGAAGAGCCAAGGAAAAAGCTTATGCTAAACAACAAGACTATAGCCCACAGGATCAACTGCCAAAGGAAGCCTATCTGGACTTAGTCGACCTTAAAGACATTGCAAAGCAAAAGAACAACTGGCCGCATTTTGAGTCAATCTTCAACATCCCGATGCCTGACGAGCAAAAAGGGAAAAAGTATTACCTCGATTGGTTATTAACATTCAATGAACTTAGAAGAACGCCTGGGCACAAAAGCAGCTTGAGAGTTTACTCTGAAGAAAATTATGCGTTCATAGACTGGCTGAAACACGAATTCTATTCTCGACTTGAAGAGGCAACAGCAGAATGGGAAGGTTATGCCGATAATTCCCTTTTTAAAATGGGCAGGCGGTAA
- a CDS encoding TRAP transporter large permease, with protein sequence MDPITAGILGTLLLLVSIFLFRIPVAFAMGIIGFGGFAYVLNWNAATGMLGTELWNVFSNYGLTVIPLFILMGQICFYSGVNERLYKSAYAWMGQIRGGIAMTTVLACAGFAAICGSNSATAATMSTVALPEMKKFKYNPILSTGSVAAGATLGVVIPPSVVLIIIGLQTSQSIAQLFVGGMIPGVLLTALFLGTIWYLCQRHPDWGPAGPKTTFSEKLRSLPGSIEMVTLFFLVMGGLFMGLFTPTEAGAAGAALALLIATVSGKMSVEKFRLAVSDTLKISSMIMVIMLGAVIFGRFLAITRLPFEAAGWVAALPIPPVVIIMVICLIYVIGGMVMDALALLLVTIPIFFPVVTAMGYDPIWFGVLITVVTTLGAITPPVGVNLFIVASMAHDVSMTDAFKGVAYFVAAYVVCVALMLAVPQLVTFLPSLM encoded by the coding sequence ATGGATCCGATCACCGCCGGCATTCTCGGCACCCTCCTGCTCCTGGTCTCCATATTTCTCTTCCGCATCCCCGTGGCCTTCGCCATGGGCATCATCGGATTCGGCGGCTTCGCCTACGTGCTCAACTGGAACGCGGCCACGGGCATGCTCGGCACCGAGCTGTGGAACGTCTTTTCCAACTACGGGCTGACCGTCATCCCCCTGTTCATCCTCATGGGCCAGATCTGCTTCTACTCGGGCGTGAACGAGCGGCTGTACAAATCCGCCTACGCCTGGATGGGCCAGATCCGGGGCGGCATCGCCATGACCACGGTCCTGGCCTGCGCCGGGTTCGCGGCCATCTGCGGGTCCAACTCGGCCACGGCCGCGACCATGTCCACCGTGGCCCTGCCCGAGATGAAGAAGTTCAAGTACAACCCGATCCTGTCCACGGGCTCGGTGGCCGCAGGCGCGACGCTCGGCGTGGTCATCCCGCCGTCCGTGGTCCTGATCATCATCGGCCTGCAGACCAGCCAGTCCATCGCCCAGTTGTTCGTGGGCGGCATGATCCCCGGCGTGCTGCTGACCGCGCTGTTCCTGGGGACCATCTGGTACCTCTGCCAACGCCACCCCGACTGGGGCCCGGCCGGTCCCAAGACCACCTTCTCCGAGAAGCTGCGCTCCCTGCCCGGCTCCATCGAGATGGTCACCCTGTTTTTCCTGGTCATGGGCGGCCTGTTCATGGGGTTGTTCACCCCCACGGAGGCGGGTGCGGCGGGCGCGGCCCTGGCCCTGCTCATCGCCACGGTATCGGGCAAGATGAGCGTGGAAAAATTCCGCCTGGCCGTCAGCGACACCCTCAAGATTTCCTCCATGATCATGGTCATCATGCTCGGCGCGGTCATCTTCGGCCGCTTCCTGGCCATCACCCGGCTGCCCTTCGAGGCCGCAGGCTGGGTGGCCGCGCTGCCCATCCCGCCGGTGGTCATCATCATGGTCATCTGCCTGATCTACGTCATCGGCGGCATGGTCATGGACGCCCTGGCCCTGCTCCTGGTGACCATCCCCATCTTCTTCCCGGTGGTCACGGCCATGGGCTACGACCCCATCTGGTTCGGCGTGCTCATCACCGTGGTCACCACGCTCGGCGCCATCACCCCGCCGGTCGGCGTCAACCTCTTCATCGTCGCCTCCATGGCGCACGACGTGTCCATGACCGACGCTTTCAAGGGGGTTGCGTATTTTGTGGCCGCCTATGTTGTCTGTGTGGCGCTGATGCTTGCGGTCCCTCAGTTGGTGACGTTTCTACCGAGCCTCATGTAA
- a CDS encoding VCBS repeat-containing protein has translation MARRPVITVLIALAATLLLAAPALAQGAKTYAVLPFVYNGPQKYEYFSKAVQASLENDLEWLGHVEPTTKSLQSVATPKDTGTALNALRSLGVDYIMYGEIAILGQKAHMRIDAISADGNSWQKKGEVGIDEMTNWLDSQAKLLQGDVFNRPGYGTVEKKKASVNTVQTAAPTDSPFLTGDGQAFQPTALNPQFRYEGGTETTGRWRSQTLPFFSFGMYIADGDGDGRNELFILQESAISAYRVKDGKLQHLNTFELPANVMSVRLEIADLNRDGMPEFIVGAYRFQSQGGIRAPRGIPQSCVLSFKGDRFKYVVEKVDRFLGVLRIPPTYMPVLVAQKKGQRDLFDKHVNEAFIKGDRIEIGQPIPVPPFGNVYNLTYLPDGLGYKCVVINNSHKLVVYSQTFERLYESDETYNSSGVVIETADKMAGMGGGPTEEHGITYNIPIRGIAAPLTSNKRYELLVNRDLSATAQVFKNYKYFTQGEIHSLVYDQVGLNLAWKTRRIKGQVADVALADLNNDGNKQLCVLVNTFVGYGYGNRKTLVLAYDLNAK, from the coding sequence ATGGCAAGAAGACCCGTCATCACCGTCTTGATCGCCCTAGCGGCGACCCTGCTCCTGGCCGCCCCGGCCCTGGCCCAGGGAGCCAAGACCTATGCGGTCCTCCCGTTCGTCTACAACGGGCCCCAGAAGTATGAATACTTTTCCAAGGCGGTCCAGGCCAGCCTGGAGAACGACCTGGAATGGCTCGGCCACGTCGAGCCCACCACCAAGAGCCTGCAGTCGGTCGCCACGCCCAAGGACACGGGCACGGCCCTGAACGCCCTGCGCAGCCTGGGCGTCGACTACATCATGTACGGCGAGATCGCCATCCTCGGCCAGAAGGCGCACATGCGCATCGACGCCATCTCGGCCGACGGCAATTCCTGGCAGAAAAAGGGCGAGGTGGGCATCGACGAGATGACCAACTGGCTGGACTCCCAGGCCAAGCTCCTCCAGGGCGACGTGTTCAACCGCCCCGGCTACGGTACCGTGGAAAAGAAAAAGGCCTCGGTGAACACGGTGCAGACCGCCGCCCCCACGGACAGCCCGTTCCTCACCGGCGACGGCCAGGCCTTCCAGCCCACGGCCCTCAACCCGCAGTTCCGCTACGAAGGCGGCACCGAGACCACCGGCCGCTGGCGGAGCCAGACCCTGCCCTTCTTCTCCTTCGGCATGTACATCGCCGACGGCGACGGCGACGGCCGCAACGAACTCTTCATCCTCCAGGAATCGGCCATCTCGGCCTACCGCGTCAAGGACGGCAAACTCCAGCACCTGAACACCTTCGAACTGCCCGCCAACGTCATGAGCGTCCGCCTCGAGATCGCGGACCTGAACCGTGACGGCATGCCCGAATTCATCGTCGGCGCCTATCGATTCCAGAGCCAGGGCGGCATCCGCGCTCCGCGCGGCATCCCCCAGTCCTGCGTCCTCTCGTTCAAGGGCGACAGGTTCAAGTACGTGGTCGAGAAGGTGGACCGCTTTCTCGGCGTGCTGCGCATCCCCCCGACCTACATGCCCGTCCTGGTGGCCCAGAAGAAGGGCCAGCGCGACCTGTTCGACAAGCACGTCAACGAGGCCTTCATCAAGGGCGACAGGATCGAAATCGGCCAGCCCATTCCGGTGCCGCCCTTCGGCAACGTCTACAATCTGACCTACCTGCCCGACGGCCTGGGCTACAAGTGCGTGGTCATCAACAACAGCCACAAGCTGGTGGTCTACAGCCAGACCTTCGAGCGCCTCTACGAGAGCGACGAGACCTACAACAGCTCCGGCGTGGTCATCGAGACCGCCGACAAGATGGCCGGCATGGGCGGCGGCCCCACCGAGGAGCACGGCATCACCTACAACATCCCGATCCGGGGCATCGCCGCACCGTTGACCTCGAACAAGCGCTACGAGCTGCTGGTCAACCGCGACCTGTCGGCCACGGCGCAGGTGTTCAAGAACTACAAGTACTTCACCCAGGGTGAAATCCACTCGCTGGTCTACGACCAGGTGGGTCTGAACTTGGCCTGGAAGACCCGGCGCATCAAGGGCCAGGTCGCGGACGTGGCCCTGGCCGACCTGAACAACGACGGCAACAAGCAGTTGTGCGTGCTGGTCAACACCTTTGTGGGCTACGGCTACGGCAACCGCAAGACCCTGGTCCTGGCCTACGACCTGAACGCCAAATAG
- a CDS encoding RsmB/NOP family class I SAM-dependent RNA methyltransferase, whose protein sequence is MTQFGRTFRLVCDEPAVPVVEGLLRAQGFDFGPEPFYAFARRLIHEPFPLGESLAARFGLIYIQDRSSMLPPLALDPPAGADVLDMCSAPGSKTSLLSRLVGPRGFVFGSEPSADRLGTLRANLRRTGSVNTATAKAMAQDLPFADGAWGRIQLDPPCSGWGTVDKNPKVMEVWSGSKTAPLVSLQKTLLERAAAMLRPRGTVLYSTCTTNIEENEAQVAWALETLDLELTPLAEPEGFVFEPPHMPGMDGVLRVAEDSDGQGFFLAKFVKRGGESATGGEGAQKRDLPGNRLNLARMVGGDLPDLTRLPPGEVYDFGGKAFFLHQKALDLVPGGLRWQGFPLGKVAGKGDRAKFTPAPLARILLPEDPSRAVCDVLDADDTDILERLFTGQSVPFGQGRGSVGLYYRGLPLGWLARKGGRLLWSAK, encoded by the coding sequence ATGACCCAATTCGGACGCACCTTCAGGCTGGTCTGCGACGAACCGGCCGTCCCGGTGGTGGAAGGGCTGCTGCGCGCGCAGGGGTTCGATTTCGGCCCCGAGCCGTTCTACGCCTTCGCCCGCAGGCTGATTCATGAGCCGTTCCCCCTCGGTGAAAGTCTGGCCGCCCGGTTCGGCCTGATCTACATCCAGGACCGCTCCTCCATGCTGCCGCCGCTGGCTCTCGACCCTCCGGCCGGGGCCGACGTCCTGGACATGTGTTCCGCGCCGGGCAGCAAGACGAGCCTTCTCTCCCGCCTGGTCGGGCCGCGGGGGTTCGTGTTCGGATCCGAGCCCTCGGCCGACCGGCTGGGCACCCTGCGCGCCAACCTGCGGCGCACCGGCTCGGTCAACACGGCCACGGCCAAGGCCATGGCCCAGGACCTGCCCTTTGCGGACGGCGCCTGGGGCCGTATCCAGCTGGACCCGCCGTGCAGCGGCTGGGGCACCGTGGACAAGAACCCCAAGGTCATGGAGGTCTGGTCCGGGTCCAAGACGGCCCCGCTGGTCTCCCTGCAAAAGACGCTCCTGGAGAGGGCGGCGGCCATGCTGCGCCCCCGCGGCACGGTCCTGTACTCCACCTGCACCACCAATATCGAGGAGAACGAGGCCCAGGTCGCCTGGGCCCTGGAGACCCTCGACCTTGAGCTCACGCCGCTTGCCGAGCCCGAGGGGTTCGTCTTCGAACCTCCGCACATGCCGGGCATGGACGGCGTCCTGCGCGTGGCCGAGGATTCGGACGGCCAGGGGTTCTTTCTGGCGAAGTTCGTCAAGCGGGGCGGCGAAAGCGCAACGGGCGGAGAGGGTGCGCAAAAAAGAGACCTGCCGGGGAACCGGCTGAACCTGGCCCGGATGGTCGGGGGCGACCTGCCCGACCTGACCCGGCTGCCTCCGGGCGAGGTCTATGATTTTGGCGGCAAGGCGTTCTTTCTTCACCAAAAGGCATTGGACTTGGTGCCCGGCGGCCTGCGTTGGCAGGGATTTCCGCTGGGCAAGGTCGCGGGCAAGGGCGACCGGGCCAAGTTCACCCCAGCGCCCCTGGCCCGCATACTGCTCCCGGAGGATCCGTCCAGGGCCGTCTGCGACGTGCTCGACGCGGATGATACGGACATCCTGGAGCGCCTCTTCACCGGCCAGAGCGTACCGTTCGGGCAGGGCAGGGGGAGCGTGGGGCTGTATTATCGCGGCCTGCCTCTGGGTTGGCTGGCCCGGAAGGGCGGGCGTCTCCTTTGGTCTGCGAAATAG
- a CDS encoding GIY-YIG nuclease family protein has product MTPYSIKIYLPGGDPDGLRLIEKSNWTGIGVVFSRSGYKEALKRDEFQRTGVYVLVGSSEDSSLPTLYIGEGDPVRPRLDSHYAQKDFWNWAVFFVTSNQSLNKAHVKYLESRLITLAKDAKQCNLDNSNDSSQPNLSEADVADMESFIQDMLKVFPLVGLSVFEKPEEITEERQFLYIKAKGVSAKGYEASGGFVVLEGSESVLKEVPSSHEATSNLRKDLIRNGVFREESGRYIFTENYLFSSPSAASDVVLGNSSNGRICWKDASGQTLKAIQAASTKNNE; this is encoded by the coding sequence ATGACACCATATTCCATCAAAATCTATCTCCCTGGCGGTGACCCAGACGGTCTAAGGCTAATTGAAAAATCAAATTGGACAGGAATAGGTGTCGTATTCTCCCGTTCTGGTTACAAAGAAGCCTTAAAACGAGATGAATTCCAAAGGACTGGGGTTTATGTTTTGGTTGGTTCATCTGAAGACAGCAGCTTGCCGACGTTATACATCGGCGAGGGAGACCCGGTTCGCCCCAGGCTCGATTCACACTATGCCCAAAAAGACTTTTGGAATTGGGCAGTATTTTTTGTCACCAGCAACCAAAGCCTTAACAAGGCCCATGTAAAATATCTTGAGAGCCGACTTATCACATTGGCGAAAGATGCCAAGCAATGCAATCTGGACAATTCCAATGATTCCAGTCAGCCAAACCTCTCAGAAGCAGATGTGGCAGACATGGAAAGCTTCATCCAAGATATGTTGAAAGTCTTCCCGCTTGTTGGCCTATCTGTTTTTGAAAAACCAGAAGAAATAACAGAGGAAAGACAATTTCTTTATATAAAGGCCAAAGGTGTCTCTGCAAAAGGTTATGAGGCAAGTGGAGGCTTTGTCGTGCTTGAAGGCTCAGAGAGTGTTTTAAAAGAGGTTCCATCAAGCCACGAAGCAACCTCCAACTTAAGGAAGGATCTCATAAGGAACGGTGTGTTTCGTGAAGAAAGCGGTCGATATATCTTCACTGAAAACTATTTATTCTCGTCACCTAGCGCTGCCTCAGACGTGGTCCTGGGCAACAGCTCGAATGGTAGGATTTGCTGGAAAGACGCCAGCGGGCAAACACTAAAAGCAATTCAAGCCGCTAGCACCAAGAATAACGAGTGA
- a CDS encoding TRAP transporter small permease produces the protein MMHFLDRASELIARALAVLAGIFLVSMMLLACANMVLRAVWVPVQGTFELMGFLGAVVAAFSLAFAQRRKAHIAVGILLARFPAWFRKLADAATNGLSCGFFLLAGIETWKWAAFLVKTGEVSETLQIVYHPFVFASAAGCLALAFVLAVDTLKSLTQEKVA, from the coding sequence ATGATGCATTTCCTCGATCGGGCCAGCGAGCTGATCGCTCGGGCGCTGGCCGTGCTGGCAGGCATATTCCTCGTCTCCATGATGCTCCTGGCCTGCGCCAACATGGTCCTGCGCGCTGTCTGGGTGCCCGTACAGGGCACCTTCGAGCTCATGGGCTTCCTCGGCGCGGTGGTGGCCGCCTTCTCCCTGGCCTTCGCCCAGCGGCGCAAGGCGCACATCGCCGTGGGCATCCTGCTCGCGCGCTTCCCGGCCTGGTTCCGCAAGTTGGCCGACGCGGCCACCAACGGGCTGTCCTGCGGCTTCTTCCTGCTGGCAGGCATCGAGACCTGGAAATGGGCGGCCTTCCTGGTCAAGACCGGCGAGGTCTCCGAGACCCTCCAGATCGTCTACCATCCCTTCGTGTTCGCCTCGGCCGCCGGGTGCCTCGCCCTGGCCTTTGTCCTGGCCGTGGACACGCTCAAGTCCCTGACCCAGGAGAAGGTGGCGTAA
- a CDS encoding DNA adenine methylase produces MPIIPFLKWAGGKRWLISQDQLKPPATYQRFIEPFLGGAAVYFQLSPETSLISDISPELIEFYRVLRDSPNDLIRAMESHQREHSKEYYYIQRSTNYDTPLERAARFLYLNRTCWNGLYRVNRNGEFNVPIGTKNKVILDTDDFFGAAAALKNSEIRCSDFENIIDEANQDDFVFVDPPYTVKHNNNNFIKYNESIFSWADQVRLYEAIARAANRGSHIVICNADHKSIHDLYSGIGEYRQLSRHSVLAGRADKRKKTTEAMYRINFN; encoded by the coding sequence ATGCCGATAATTCCCTTTTTAAAATGGGCAGGCGGTAAGCGTTGGTTGATATCACAAGACCAGCTAAAGCCGCCAGCAACATACCAACGATTCATTGAGCCGTTCCTAGGTGGGGCCGCTGTTTATTTCCAGCTATCACCTGAGACGTCTCTCATCTCTGACATCAGCCCTGAATTAATAGAGTTCTATAGAGTATTACGAGACTCCCCGAATGACCTAATCCGGGCTATGGAGTCTCACCAGCGAGAGCACTCAAAAGAATACTATTATATTCAACGATCAACTAATTATGACACCCCATTAGAACGGGCTGCTCGCTTCTTGTATCTGAATCGAACCTGTTGGAATGGACTATACAGGGTGAACAGGAATGGCGAATTCAACGTCCCAATTGGGACTAAAAACAAGGTGATTCTTGATACAGACGATTTCTTTGGAGCAGCAGCAGCTCTTAAGAATTCCGAAATCCGTTGCTCCGATTTTGAGAATATAATCGACGAAGCCAATCAAGACGATTTTGTTTTTGTTGATCCACCATATACGGTTAAGCACAATAACAACAATTTCATAAAATACAATGAGAGCATATTCAGTTGGGCGGATCAAGTTAGGTTATACGAGGCAATAGCCAGAGCTGCTAATCGCGGATCTCATATTGTTATTTGCAACGCAGATCATAAATCTATCCATGATTTGTATAGTGGCATTGGCGAATACAGACAGCTTTCTCGGCATAGCGTCTTGGCCGGTAGGGCCGACAAACGGAAAAAAACGACCGAAGCAATGTATCGAATCAATTTTAACTAG